The Pseudomonas protegens genome contains the following window.
CCAGGGGCGCTGATGCGCCCGCCGACCTCGAAAGGCTGCGGGGCAATCAAGGGCCGCAGGCCGCGGTAGGCGAAATGGCGCAGGCGCGCCTCGGGATGGGCCCGGCAGAAGGCCCCCAGGCTCAGGGTGGCGATCAGCGGGCCGTGCACCACCAGCCCCGGGTAGCCCTCGGTGGCGGTGACATAGGGATAGTCGTAGTGGATGCGATGGCCGTTGAAGGTCACCGCGCTGTAGCGAAACAGCAGGGTCGGCGTCGGCTCCAGCGGCTCGCGCCAGTCGCCCTCGGGCAAGGGTTCGCCACTGCCCAGCTTGGGCGGGGTTGGTTCGCGGTAGACGATGTCCTGTTCTTCGCGCAACGCCAGTTGGCCGTCCTGAAAGTATTCGTGGCACAGGGTGACGAACAGCAACTGGCCGGTGCGCCCGGCTTTTTCCTCGACCTGGAGGATGGTACTGGTGCAACTGGCCTCGGCGCCGGCGCGCAGCGGCTGGTGAAACGCCAGGCGGCCCCCGGCCCACATGCGGTTGCGGTTGGCCGCCGGTGGCAGGAAACCGCCCCGCGCCGGATGGCCGTCGCCGCCCAGGGCCGCCGCCGGCTGCGGCTGCTGGAAAAAGCACCAGTGCCACAGCGGCGGCAGTGCTTCGCCCGGGGCTGGGGTGGACTGGCCGAAGGTGGCGGCGATGCGGGTCAGCAGGTTGGCGCTGAGGTGGTCGTCGATCCGCTGGCTGCGGCCGATCCAGGCACTGGGGTCGGTGACACTCATAGAGGCAAGGTCCTGTGGCACGAAGGTGATGGCGGCCATCATGCAAGGGTGTGGCGCGTATGGAGAATTTGCATTTCTATAAACCGGCGTTCGTTTATGCTGAACGCCGCTCAGCACTCTCTTCCCCACCTTCGGGAGCCCGGACATGCATTTCGATCTGGCGGACCTGCGCCTGTTCATCCATATCGCCGAATCCCCCAGCCTGACCCAGGGCGCGCGCCGCGCCTTTCTCTCGCCAGCGGCCGCCAGCGCGCGGATCAAGGCCCTGGAAGGCCAGCTCGAAACCCGCCTGCTGTACCGCGACAGCCGCGGCGTGGAAGTCACCCCCGCCGGCGAACGGCTGCTGCAGCACGCGCGGCTGATCATGCGCCAGGTGGATTTCCTGAAGAGCGAATTCACCCAGTACGGCGGGGATTCCTCCGGGCACATCCGCATCTTCGCCAACACCACGGCGGTCACCGAGTTTCTGCCGGAGGTACTGGCCGGGTTTCTCTCGGCACGCCCGGGGGTCACGGTGGACCTGCAGGAGCGCCTGTCCCGGGACATCGTCCGCGGCGTGCTGGACGGCACCAGCGACATGGGCATCATCGCCGGCCCGGTGGAGGCCGCCGGCCTGCAGGTGCTGCACTTCAGTACCGACCATCTGGTGCTGATGGTGCCGGTGGACCACCCCCTGGCCAGCCAGGCCTCGGTGACCCTGGAACAGACCCTGGCCTACCAGCACATCGGCCTGCATGAGGGCAGTACCTTGCTGAGCTTCCTGCGTGAGCACGTGGAGCGCCTGGGCAAGCCACTGTCGCTGCGCATCCAGGTGTCGAGCTTCGAGGCCATCTGCCGCATGGTCGAAGCCGGGGTCGGTATCGGCATCATTCCCGAGTCGGCGGCGCTGCGGCACAGCCGCACCATGCGACTGGTGACGGTGAAGCTCGACGAAAGCTGGGCGCTGCGCGAGCGCAGCATCATCGTCCGTGAACTCGAAGCCCTGCCGGGCACCCTCCGCGCCCTGATCAACACCCTGATGCCGCAGGCCTGCCCGGCATCCACCATCGGCAGCCGGCATGACCGGTGATCGACAAGGCCAGAGGCGCAAGCAAAGACATTGATGCCGATCAAGAGCCGCGAGCGCCGGGGCAGTCAACCTGAGGCCAATCAGGGCTGTTCGCACAGCCCGCCCTTTGGCTCTCCGGAGACTTGACCATGTCCAGCACTTCTCTCGATATCCTCCCCCACCCGCCATTCCCGGCGCAGCAAGGCCAATACTGGATCGACGCCCTGAACGACGGCAGCCATGTGCTGATCCGCCCGCTGCGCCCTCAGGACCGGGATCGGGAAAAGGCCTTTATCGAAAACCTCTCCCCCGTCACCCGGCACCAGCGTTTTCTCGGTGAGGTCAAGGAAGTCGGCGATCAACTGCTGGATCAGCTGATGGACGTCGGCACCCCGCAACGGGTGGCCTACGTGGCCCTGGTCCACGACAACGGCGAACTGCGCGAAGTCGGCATCAGTCGCTACGCCCAGGTCGACGACCAGCCCTGGCGCTGCGAATTCGCCGTGACCATCGCCGATCAATGGCAAGGCAAGGGCCTCGGCGCGCTGCTGATGCAGCACCTGATCGACGAAGCCCGTACCAATGGTTTCCAGCAGCTGTACTCGGTGGACTCCGCCGGCAACTACAGCATGCGCCGGCTAGCGAAACAGCTGGGCATGCGCAGCGCCATCGACCCCGACGATGCCACCCAGGTGATCCACAGCCTGGAGCTGTAAGCTGCCGCGCGCCGCGCCTCGGACAGAGGCGCGGCCGCAACAGCCAACGCCTCAAGATGCAAAGACCACCGCACAGCGCCGTCCACCCATGTGGATCGCGGTCACCCTCGCGGTATCAGGCCTGTTGTTCAATACAGGCTCAGATTACGCAACTGGCCAGTATTGACATCAACGTGGGCCAGCCTGCCGCGCTGATCGAACAGCAACCAGTCAGGCCCCAGGCAACGCACACCCACTACACAGGACTCGGGCCAGATCAGGCTCGCCGCCAACTGTGCCCGAGGACGGTGAATGAAGTGCCACATCTGCTCACCCGATGCAGTGAAGTAGCCAGCGACCAGCCATTGTTCACTGAGCTGCGCTCGCGGTGACTGGTAGAGGTCGTCCCCCAGGCCAGGCAAGCGCCAGCCCTGTCGATTGTTTGCCAACTCCAGAATCAGCACCGGCTCGGCTGTCTCAGGGGCCTTTACCCAGACACTGAAAACCTCTCCGTCGACACTCAAGCTGCGTCTGGGCTTCAAGCCGTCGACATTCTGTGCAACCACCTGCAAGCGGTCGCGCGCGCGCAAACGTCGCTCCGGCAGCAGGTAATGCCAGCATTCGCTGTCGCCTGATTCGCTGCCGACCCACCACCATTCATTCTGCGCGTCAGCCTGCAGTTGCAGGACTTGGCCCGGTACATCGCCAACATGCCAGAGGGTCCTGAAGCCATGGTCGACATCCACCACCCGCACCTCTTGTTCCAGGCCAATGGTCCAGGCAACGCCATCGAACTCGCGAGCAAACTGCTGCAGCACCAGCGTTCCCAGGTCGGTGGCCTGACGCTGCACCAGATCCAGCTTGCTGATGCGCCAGACCTTGTCGCGCCGGGCCAGCACCAGCGCTACCTGCCGCCCATGTGCCAGGACAATCTGCCAGGCTGGCTGCGCAAAATTGAACAGCACCCGCCCTTGCGCATCGACCACCGCCGCGCCGGCCTCCCCGAGCGCCAGCAGATAACGCCCGTCGTCCAGGGGCACGGCATCGAGGATCGGACGAGCG
Protein-coding sequences here:
- a CDS encoding MaoC family dehydratase N-terminal domain-containing protein, with the translated sequence MSVTDPSAWIGRSQRIDDHLSANLLTRIAATFGQSTPAPGEALPPLWHWCFFQQPQPAAALGGDGHPARGGFLPPAANRNRMWAGGRLAFHQPLRAGAEASCTSTILQVEEKAGRTGQLLFVTLCHEYFQDGQLALREEQDIVYREPTPPKLGSGEPLPEGDWREPLEPTPTLLFRYSAVTFNGHRIHYDYPYVTATEGYPGLVVHGPLIATLSLGAFCRAHPEARLRHFAYRGLRPLIAPQPFEVGGRISAPGHAELWAGDGAGLAQRGEVQFD
- a CDS encoding LysR family transcriptional regulator, producing MHFDLADLRLFIHIAESPSLTQGARRAFLSPAAASARIKALEGQLETRLLYRDSRGVEVTPAGERLLQHARLIMRQVDFLKSEFTQYGGDSSGHIRIFANTTAVTEFLPEVLAGFLSARPGVTVDLQERLSRDIVRGVLDGTSDMGIIAGPVEAAGLQVLHFSTDHLVLMVPVDHPLASQASVTLEQTLAYQHIGLHEGSTLLSFLREHVERLGKPLSLRIQVSSFEAICRMVEAGVGIGIIPESAALRHSRTMRLVTVKLDESWALRERSIIVRELEALPGTLRALINTLMPQACPASTIGSRHDR
- a CDS encoding GNAT family N-acetyltransferase, which codes for MSSTSLDILPHPPFPAQQGQYWIDALNDGSHVLIRPLRPQDRDREKAFIENLSPVTRHQRFLGEVKEVGDQLLDQLMDVGTPQRVAYVALVHDNGELREVGISRYAQVDDQPWRCEFAVTIADQWQGKGLGALLMQHLIDEARTNGFQQLYSVDSAGNYSMRRLAKQLGMRSAIDPDDATQVIHSLEL